The proteins below are encoded in one region of Lactuca sativa cultivar Salinas chromosome 3, Lsat_Salinas_v11, whole genome shotgun sequence:
- the LOC128133098 gene encoding cytochrome P450 CYP82D47-like, which yields MELFLPFSASIAAIVFSLLLKFLLQSLEGKRVKNREPPQAKGRWPVIGHLRLLGGAELPHRVLGGMEDKYGPIFTIKLGVHNVLVVSNAEMAKECFTTNDKVFASRPKSMAVEHMGYNYAILALAPYGDYWRQVRKILTLEVLSQRRVEMLGPLRASEVKASMGDIYNAWVKNKESGSSDMVKVDMKQWFQNLILNVVVRVVSGKRFSPDDKEGVRFQKVIRKFFVLLGTFVVSDFIPYLKPLDLGGYEKKMKMTGEEMYGIVTGWLEDHKRVRAEEKHAQQHERSQVFMDVLISVLEGASPEEFRGFDHDTIIKATCLTVLAAGLDTSSATLTWALCLLLNNPRVLKIAQDELDEHVGRKRAVEESDLKNLVYLDAIVKETLRLYPPGPLNLPHESMEDCVIGGYKIPKGTRLLTNLWKIQHDPNKWSHPEEFQPERFLTSHKHVDVRGNNYELLPFGSGRRVCPAIPFALRSLHITLATLIQQFVLKNPSKEPIDMSESAGVTISKAIPLEVLLAPRLSLDMYPAVAA from the exons ATGGAGCTGTTTCTCCCATTTTCAGCCTCTATAGCAGCGATTGTTTTTTCTTTGCTACTAAAATTCCTGCTGCAAAGCTTAGAAGGAAAGAGAGTGAAGAACAGAGAACCACCTCAAGCAAAGGGCCGATGGCCGGTAATCGGACACCTGCGCCTTCTAGGTGGAGCTGAACTACCTCACAGGGTCTTAGGTGGCATGGAAGATAAATATGGCCCCATTTTCACCATCAAGCTTGGTGTTCACAATGTTTTGGTGGTGAGTAACGCTGAGATGGCGAAAGAGTGCTTTACCACAAATGATAAGGTGTTTGCAAGTCGACCCAAGTCAATGGCAGTAGAACACATGGGCTATAACTATGCCATCTTGGCTCTAGCTCCTTATGGTGACTACTGGCGACAAGTGCGCAAGATCTTGACACTCGAGGTTCTCTCTCAGCGACGCGTGGAGATGCTTGGACCTCTTCGTGCTTCAGAGGTTAAAGCATCCATGGGAGATATATATAATGCTTGGGTAAAGAATAAAGAGAGTGGAAGTTCCGACATGGTAAAGGTGGATATGAAACAATGGTTTCAGAACTTGATATTAAATGTTGTGGTCAGGGTTGTTTCAGGAAAAAGGTTTTCACCTGATGACAAAGAAGGGGTTCGATTTCAAAAAGTGATAAGGAAATTCTTTGTGTTATTGGGCACATTTGTGGTGTCTGATTTTATTCCATATCTCAAGCCTTTGGACCTGGGAGGATACGAGAAAAAAATGAAGATGACAGGAGAAGAGATGTACGGAATTGTAACAGGATGGCTAGAGGATCACAAGAGAGTGAGGGCGGAGGAAAAGCATGCGCAGCAACATGAAAGAAGCCAAGTCTTCATGGATGTTCTGATTTCCGTTCTTGAAGGTGCCTCCCCAGAGGAATTCCGTGGTTTTGACCATGATACCATAATCAAGGCTACATGTTTG ACTGTTTTAGCTGCGGGATTGGACACATCGTCTGCAACGTTAACATGGGCTTTATGTTTGTTGCTCAACAACCCAAGAGTATTAAAAATTGCCCAAGATGAATTGGATGAGCATGTTGGAAGGAAGAGAGCAGTAGAGGAGTCGGACCTGAAGAACCTTGTTTACCTTGACGCAATCGTTAAAGAAACACTGCGTTTATACCCGCCTGGACCTCTAAACCTTCCTCATGAGTCCATGGAGGATTGCGTTATTGGTGGCTACAAAATCCCTAAAGGCACACGTTTATTGACTAATCTTTGGAAAATTCAACATGATCCTAATAAATGGTCACATCCTGAAGAATTTCAGCCAGAAAGATTCTTGACAAGTCATAAACATGTTGATGTCAGGGGAAACAATTATGAATTGCTTCCTTTCGGTAGTGGTAGAAGAGTATGCCCTGCTATTCCCTTTGCTCTTCGGTCTTTGCATATAACTTTAGCTACTTTAATACAACAATTTGTGCTTAAAAACCCATCGAAAGAACCCATTGATATGAGTGAAAGCGCTGGAGTGACTATCAGCAAAGCCATCCCACTTGAGGTCCTTCTGGCGCCTCGTTTATCCCTTGATATGTACCCTGCAGTTGCTGCATGA
- the LOC128133096 gene encoding cytochrome P450 82A4-like, which produces MELFLPFSASIAAIVFSLLLKFLLQSLEGKRVKNREPPQAKGRWPVIGHLRLLGGAELPHRVLGGMADKYGPIFTIKLGVHNVLVVSNAEMAKECFTTNDKVFASRPKSMAVEHMGYNYAILALAPYGDYWRQVRKILTLEVLSQRRVEMLGPLRASEVKASMGDIYNAWVKNKESGSSDMVKVDMKQWFQNLILNVVVRVVSGKRFSPDDKEGVRFQKVIRKFFVLLGTFVVSDFIPYLKPLDLGGYEKKMKMTGEEMYGIVTGWLEDHKRVRAEEKHAQQHERSQVFMDVLISVLEGASPEEFRGFDHDTIIKATCLTVLAAGLDTSSATLTWALCLLLNNPRVLKIAQDELDEHVGRKRAVEESDLKNLVYLDAIVKETLRLYPPGPLNLPHESMEDCVIGGYKIPKGTRLLTNLWKIQHDPNKWSHPEEFQPERFLTSHKHVDVRGNNYELLPFGSGRRVCPAIPFALRSLHITLATLIQQFVLKNPSKEPIDMSESAGVTISKAIPLEVLLAPRLSLDMYPAVAA; this is translated from the exons ATGGAGCTGTTTCTCCCATTTTCAGCCTCTATAGCAGCGATTGTTTTTTCTTTGCTACTAAAATTCCTGCTGCAAAGCTTAGAAGGAAAGAGAGTGAAGAACAGAGAACCACCTCAAGCAAAGGGCCGATGGCCGGTAATCGGACACCTGCGCCTTCTAGGTGGAGCTGAACTACCTCACAGGGTCTTAGGTGGCATGGCAGATAAATATGGCCCCATTTTCACCATCAAGCTTGGTGTTCACAATGTTTTGGTGGTGAGTAACGCTGAGATGGCGAAAGAGTGCTTTACCACAAATGATAAGGTGTTTGCAAGTCGACCCAAGTCAATGGCAGTAGAACACATGGGCTATAACTATGCCATCTTGGCTCTAGCTCCTTATGGTGACTACTGGCGACAAGTGCGCAAGATCTTGACACTCGAGGTTCTCTCTCAGCGACGCGTGGAGATGCTTGGACCTCTTCGTGCTTCAGAGGTTAAAGCATCCATGGGAGATATATATAATGCTTGGGTAAAGAATAAAGAGAGTGGAAGTTCCGACATGGTAAAGGTGGATATGAAACAATGGTTTCAGAACTTGATATTAAATGTTGTGGTCAGGGTTGTTTCAGGAAAAAGGTTTTCACCTGATGACAAAGAAGGGGTTCGATTTCAAAAAGTGATAAGGAAATTCTTTGTGTTATTGGGCACATTTGTGGTGTCTGATTTTATTCCATATCTCAAGCCTTTGGACCTGGGAGGATACGAGAAAAAAATGAAGATGACAGGAGAAGAGATGTACGGAATTGTAACAGGATGGCTAGAGGATCACAAGAGAGTGAGGGCGGAGGAAAAGCATGCGCAGCAACATGAAAGAAGCCAAGTCTTCATGGATGTTCTGATTTCCGTTCTTGAAGGTGCCTCCCCAGAGGAATTCCGTGGTTTTGACCATGATACCATAATCAAGGCTACATGTTTG ACTGTTTTAGCTGCGGGATTGGACACATCGTCTGCAACGTTAACATGGGCTTTATGTTTGTTGCTCAACAACCCAAGAGTATTAAAAATTGCCCAAGATGAATTGGATGAGCATGTTGGAAGGAAGAGAGCAGTAGAGGAGTCGGACCTGAAGAACCTTGTTTACCTTGACGCAATCGTTAAAGAAACACTGCGTTTATACCCGCCTGGACCTCTAAACCTTCCTCATGAGTCCATGGAGGATTGCGTTATTGGTGGCTACAAAATCCCTAAAGGCACACGTTTATTGACTAATCTTTGGAAAATTCAACATGATCCTAATAAATGGTCACATCCTGAAGAATTTCAGCCAGAAAGATTCTTGACAAGTCATAAACATGTTGATGTCAGGGGAAACAATTATGAATTGCTTCCTTTCGGTAGTGGTAGAAGAGTATGCCCTGCTATTCCCTTTGCTCTTCGGTCTTTGCATATAACTTTAGCTACTTTAATACAACAATTTGTGCTTAAAAACCCATCGAAAGAACCCATTGATATGAGTGAAAGCGCTGGAGTGACTATCAGCAAAGCCATCCCACTTGAGGTCCTTCTGGCGCCTCGTTTATCCCTTGATATGTACCCTGCAGTTGCTGCATGA
- the LOC111917658 gene encoding cytochrome P450 82A4, whose product MELFLPFSASIAAIVFSLLLKFLLQSLEGKRVKNREPPQAKGRWPVIGHLRLLGGAELPHRVLGGMADKYGPIFTIKLGVHNVLVVSNAEMAKECFTTNDKVFASRPKSMAVEHMGYNYAILALAPYGDYWRQVRKILTLEVLSQRRVEMLGPLRASEVKASMGDIYNAWVKNKESGSSDMVKVDMKQWFQNLILNVVVRVVSGKRFSPDDKEGVRFQKVIRKFFVLLGTFVVSDFIPYLKPLDLGGYEKKMKMTGEEMYGIVTGWLEDHKRVRAEEKHAQQHERSQVFMDVLISVLEGASPEEFRGFDHDTIIKATCLTVLAAGLDTSSATLTWALCLLLNNPRVLKIAQDELDEHVGRKRAVEESDLKNLVYLDAVVKETLRLYPPGPLNLPHESMEDCVIGGYKIPKGTRLLTNLWKIQHDPNKWSHPEEFQPERFLTSHKHVDVRGNNYELLPFGSGRRVCPAIPFALRSLHITLATLIQQFVLKNPSKEPIDMSESAGVTISKAIPLEVLLAPRLSLDMYPAVAA is encoded by the exons ATGGAGCTGTTTCTCCCATTTTCAGCCTCTATAGCAGCGATTGTTTTTTCTTTGCTACTAAAATTCCTGCTGCAAAGCTTAGAAGGAAAGAGAGTGAAGAACAGAGAACCACCTCAAGCAAAGGGCCGATGGCCGGTAATCGGACACCTGCGCCTTCTAGGTGGAGCTGAACTACCTCACAGGGTCTTAGGTGGCATGGCAGATAAATATGGCCCCATTTTCACCATCAAGCTTGGTGTTCACAATGTTTTGGTGGTGAGTAACGCTGAGATGGCGAAAGAGTGCTTTACCACAAATGATAAGGTGTTTGCAAGTCGACCCAAGTCAATGGCAGTAGAACACATGGGCTATAACTATGCCATCTTGGCTCTAGCTCCTTATGGTGACTACTGGCGACAAGTGCGCAAGATCTTGACACTCGAGGTTCTCTCTCAGCGACGCGTGGAGATGCTTGGACCTCTTCGTGCTTCAGAGGTTAAAGCATCCATGGGAGATATATATAATGCTTGGGTAAAGAATAAAGAGAGTGGAAGTTCCGACATGGTAAAGGTGGATATGAAACAATGGTTTCAGAACTTGATATTAAATGTTGTGGTCAGGGTTGTTTCAGGAAAAAGGTTTTCACCTGATGACAAAGAAGGGGTTCGATTTCAAAAAGTGATAAGGAAATTCTTTGTGTTATTGGGCACATTTGTGGTGTCTGATTTTATTCCATATCTCAAGCCTTTGGACCTGGGAGGATACGAGAAAAAAATGAAGATGACAGGAGAAGAGATGTACGGAATTGTAACAGGATGGCTAGAGGATCACAAGAGAGTGAGGGCGGAGGAAAAGCATGCGCAGCAACATGAAAGAAGCCAAGTCTTCATGGATGTTCTGATTTCCGTTCTTGAAGGTGCCTCCCCAGAGGAATTCCGTGGTTTTGACCATGATACCATAATCAAGGCTACATGTTTG ACTGTTTTAGCTGCGGGATTGGACACATCGTCTGCAACGTTAACATGGGCTTTATGTTTGTTGCTCAACAACCCAAGAGTATTAAAAATTGCCCAAGATGAATTGGATGAGCATGTTGGAAGGAAGAGAGCAGTAGAGGAGTCGGACCTGAAGAACCTTGTTTACCTTGACGCAGTCGTTAAAGAAACACTGCGTTTATACCCACCTGGACCTCTAAACCTTCCTCATGAGTCCATGGAGGATTGCGTTATTGGTGGCTACAAAATCCCTAAAGGCACACGTTTATTGACTAATCTTTGGAAAATTCAACATGATCCTAATAAATGGTCACATCCTGAAGAATTTCAGCCAGAAAGATTCTTGACAAGTCATAAACATGTTGATGTCAGGGGAAACAATTATGAATTGCTTCCTTTCGGTAGTGGTAGAAGAGTATGCCCTGCTATTCCCTTTGCTCTTCGGTCTTTGCATATAACTTTAGCTACTTTAATACAACAATTTGTGCTTAAAAACCCATCGAAAGAACCCATTGATATGAGTGAAAGCGCTGGAGTGACTATCAGCAAAGCCATCCCACTTGAGGTCCTTCTGGCGCCTCGTTTATCCCTTGATATGTACCCTGCAGTTGCTGCATGA